The Chitinophaga niabensis genomic interval GAAAGGTATTGAAAGCCAGGGGATGATCCTCATGGCGGAAGATAAGGACGGGCGTTTGGTTTTTGTGAACCCTGCGGATGCCGTGGCGCCGGGGAGTGGCGTGAGTTGATCTTAATTATTTGAAAATATAAAGCGCACTGTTTTGTACCAGTGCGCTTTTTTTATGTATAAACCAGCATTCCTTCCACTGTACCTACGCAAAAAATGCTAAATTCAGGGATCAAAAGCTGGAAAACATGCAAAGAAGGATCAATAAAATAGCTGTGCTCGGTTCCGGTGTGATGGGCTCCCGGATTGCCTGTCACTTTGCCGGAATAGGTGTAAAAGTATTGTTGCTGGATATAGCGCCGAAAGAACCCAACGACGCTGAAAAGGCCAAAGGATTAACGGTAGAGCACCCGGCCGTAAAGAACCGGATTGTGAATGATGCGTTGCAGGCAGCCATCAAATCCAATCCTTCCCCGCTTTTTACCAAATCTGCCGCCCACCTCATCACTACCGGTAACTTTACCGATAACATGAAAGGCATTGCCGATTGTGACTGGGTGATAGAAGTAGTGGTAGAGAACCTGGACATCAAAAAGAAAGTATTCGAACAGGTGGAACAATTCCGGAAACCCGGTACCCTGATCACTTCCAATACATCCGGCATTCCCATTCACCTGATGGCGGAAGGCCGGAGCGAAGATTTTAAGAAACACTTCTGCGGTACACACTTCTTCAACCCTCCGCGCTACCTGCGTTTGCTGGAGATCATACCCACTCCCCATACAGATCCCGCCATCGTAGATTTCCTGTTACATTATGGCGACCTCTATCTCGGAAAGACCACCGTACTCTGTAAAGACACACCCGCTTTCATCGCCAACCGCGTTGGCGTATTTTCCATCATGGCCATTTTCCACATCATGCAGGAAATGGGATTGGGAATAGATGAAGTAGATGCGCTGACCGGCCCCGTGATAGGAAGACCTAAATCCGCTACTTTCCGCACAGCGGATGTGGTAGGCATAGATACCCTTGTGAAGGTAGCCAAAGGAGTGGCGGATAATTGTCCGAATGACGAAGCGCGCAAGATCATGGAGATCCCGCCATTCCTGCAAAAAGTGGTGGAGAACAACTGGCTGGGCGATAAAACGGGGCAGGGCTTCTACAAAAAAACAAAAGGAGAAGGTGGTAAGGAGATCCTTACGCTGAACCTCCAGACCATGGAATACGGTCCCAAACAAAAAGCGAAGTTTGCCAGCATAGAAGCAGCCAAACCTATTGAGGACCTGAAGCAACGGATCAAAGTACTGGCAGGTGCATCAGATAAAGCCGGGCAATTCTACCAGCTTTTCCATGCCTACCTGTTTTCCTATATCTCCAACCGCGTCCCTGAAATAGCAGACGATCTCTACAAAGTGGATGATGCCATGAAAGCTGGTTTCGGCTGGGAGATAGGCGCATTTGAAACCTGGGACCTGCTGGGAGTAGAAGCAGGTGCCAAAAACGTAACAGATAAAGGACTGACAGTGGCACCCTGGGTAGGAGAGATGCTGGCAGCCGGTGTGAAGCAGTTCTACAAAATAGAGAACGGTAAAAAATATTATTACGACCTGGCCTCCAAAGGCTACAAGCAAATTCCCGGCTCGGATAGTTTCATCATCCTTGAAAACTATGCGGGTAACGTTGTGTGGAAGAACAGCGCCTGCAATCTCTACGACCTGGGCGATGGTATCCTGAACATTGAATGGAAAACGAAAATGAATTCCATTGGCGGAGAAGTGCTGGAAGGATTACATAAAGCCATCGACCGCGCGGAAAAAGACTTCCGCGGACTCGTGATCGGTAACGACGGTACTAATTTCTCTGCAGGTGCCAATGTGGGCATGATCTTCATGCTGGCGGCAGAGCAGGAATATGATGAACTGGATATGGCCATCCGCCTCTTCCAGAAAAGCACCATGCGCATCCGCTATTCTTCCATTCCCGTGGTTGTTGCGCCACACGGCCTTACCTTAGGCGGTGGCTGCGAAATGAGCATGCATGCAGATAAAGTGCAGGCAGCTGCCGAAACCTATATTGGCCTTGTGGAATTGGGCGTAGGCCTGATCCCCGGCGGCGGTGGCACCAAAGAAATGACCCTCCGCGCTTCAGACGAATACAAGGAAGGATTGGTAGAAAACGTTGTACTCCAGGATAAGTTCCTGCTCATAGGGCAGGCAAAGGTGGCCACTTCTGCACAGGAAGCAATAGAGCTGGGTATTTTAAGGCAGGGGATTGACAGTGTGAGCCTGAACCTGAGCCGTGTTATTGCAGATGCCAAGGAAAAAGCGATAGAACTGGCAGATGCTGGTTATACCCGCCCCGTTGAAAGAACAGATGTCAAAGTACTGGGCCGTTCGGCCCTGGGTGCTATGCTGGCTGGTATCAACGGTATGAAGACCGGGAACTACATCTCCGATTACGATGTAAAGATTGCCCAGAAGCTGGCTTATGTGATGTGCGGCGGAGATTTAACAGAAGCTTCACTTGTAAGCGAACAATACTTGCTGGACCTGGAAAGAGAGGCTTTTCTGAGCCTTTGCGGAGAGCGCAAAACCCTTGAAAGATTGCAAAGTATGCTCAAAACAGGCAAACCACTCAGGAATTAGTTATATATTGCATTAATTATAATATAAACCAAATTGGAAAATACGCAAATCCTGTCCCTGCACCAGATCTACAAGAACTATGGCCCTATTCAGGCATTAAAAGGAGTTTCCTTTGATGTGCCTGCGGGTAGTGTTTTTGGCATCCTGGGGCCTAACGGCAGTGGCAAAACCACTTTATTAGGCATCATCATGGATGTTCTGAAAGCCAACTCCGGTACCTACAGCTGGTTTGGACAATCCACCCATCACGATCAGCGCAAGCGGATCGGCAGTTTGTTAGAAACTCCTAACTTCTACCACTATTATTCAGCAGTACGTAATCTTCAGATCACGGCGGCTATTAAAGGCCGTGGTGCAGATGATATTGAACGTGTGCTGAGGATCGCCAACCTCTGGGAAAGAAAGGATTCCAAGTTCAGCACCTTTTCCCTGGGTATGAAACAAAGACTGGCCATTGCCAATGCTTTGCTGGGAAAACCGGAAGTACTG includes:
- a CDS encoding PEP-CTERM sorting domain-containing protein (PEP-CTERM proteins occur, often in large numbers, in the proteomes of bacteria that also encode an exosortase, a predicted intramembrane cysteine proteinase. The presence of a PEP-CTERM domain at a protein's C-terminus predicts cleavage within the sorting domain, followed by covalent anchoring to some some component of the (usually Gram-negative) cell surface. Many PEP-CTERM proteins exhibit an unusual sequence composition that includes large numbers of potential glycosylation sites. Expression of one such protein has been shown restore the ability of a bacterium to form floc, a type of biofilm.), coding for MREPITPEPSTAILLILLCMFSSF
- a CDS encoding 3-hydroxyacyl-CoA dehydrogenase/enoyl-CoA hydratase family protein translates to MLGSGVMGSRIACHFAGIGVKVLLLDIAPKEPNDAEKAKGLTVEHPAVKNRIVNDALQAAIKSNPSPLFTKSAAHLITTGNFTDNMKGIADCDWVIEVVVENLDIKKKVFEQVEQFRKPGTLITSNTSGIPIHLMAEGRSEDFKKHFCGTHFFNPPRYLRLLEIIPTPHTDPAIVDFLLHYGDLYLGKTTVLCKDTPAFIANRVGVFSIMAIFHIMQEMGLGIDEVDALTGPVIGRPKSATFRTADVVGIDTLVKVAKGVADNCPNDEARKIMEIPPFLQKVVENNWLGDKTGQGFYKKTKGEGGKEILTLNLQTMEYGPKQKAKFASIEAAKPIEDLKQRIKVLAGASDKAGQFYQLFHAYLFSYISNRVPEIADDLYKVDDAMKAGFGWEIGAFETWDLLGVEAGAKNVTDKGLTVAPWVGEMLAAGVKQFYKIENGKKYYYDLASKGYKQIPGSDSFIILENYAGNVVWKNSACNLYDLGDGILNIEWKTKMNSIGGEVLEGLHKAIDRAEKDFRGLVIGNDGTNFSAGANVGMIFMLAAEQEYDELDMAIRLFQKSTMRIRYSSIPVVVAPHGLTLGGGCEMSMHADKVQAAAETYIGLVELGVGLIPGGGGTKEMTLRASDEYKEGLVENVVLQDKFLLIGQAKVATSAQEAIELGILRQGIDSVSLNLSRVIADAKEKAIELADAGYTRPVERTDVKVLGRSALGAMLAGINGMKTGNYISDYDVKIAQKLAYVMCGGDLTEASLVSEQYLLDLEREAFLSLCGERKTLERLQSMLKTGKPLRN
- a CDS encoding ABC transporter ATP-binding protein; the protein is MENTQILSLHQIYKNYGPIQALKGVSFDVPAGSVFGILGPNGSGKTTLLGIIMDVLKANSGTYSWFGQSTHHDQRKRIGSLLETPNFYHYYSAVRNLQITAAIKGRGADDIERVLRIANLWERKDSKFSTFSLGMKQRLAIANALLGKPEVLLLDEPTNGLDPAGIAEIRDLIRQLGTQGTTVIMASHMLDEVEKVCNHVAILKKGDLLTTGHVDEVLANEDMVELGAADLTRLEDVLNALPGVKSIRRYNGTFQVMFTESKTAEQINQICFEQGITLNYLATKRKSLEARFMELTNN